Part of the Peromyscus leucopus breed LL Stock chromosome 6, UCI_PerLeu_2.1, whole genome shotgun sequence genome, TCATTATTACTGCTAAGGAGATCTTAGCCCTTGTCTGCCTTCAACAGTATTTACTATAGTTATTGCTGTGTAGTCACGGCCTTCTATTAATTCAAGTCATTTAGATGGTCCTGTTTTCCACTTAGTAGACTACAGAGCTTTGAGGTTCCTATTGCCTAtagaagaaacattaaaaatttttgtCCTGGTTTTAACAATTAtggggaccaaaaaaaaaaaaaaaaaactaaccacaaATTTGGTTAAATTACTTAAAATGATCACCCAATTTATGTTTACTGTAATAACGTGAGCAGTAGGCGCCAATACtccaaataaatagaaataaatagttATAGGTACTTAATTGGGCCTCAGCATCTAAACAAGATAATTTCCCAAATAAACAAGAGGAAGGCAGCCTCTTTTGTTCTGCACTAAACTAAAGACCCCAAAATTCTTGTTTCAAAGCTGTAACTATATCAGGCACTGATTAAGCCTTAGTGAGTACACAGAGAATTCCACCCAAGAGCTGCATCCTGTACTCAATTATCTCTTGGGAGGTAACACAAAATTTAAGTCCTCACAATAGTGATTTTATTAAATTAGTTGCTTTATAAAACATTGCAGATGTCATAATTGTTAACATAACAATTTACCAAACTGTAGTTAACTGGTGCAGTTTGTTGAGcatgttttataaagaaaaggaaatgccaAAACCCTGTTAagtttttctgttgcagcctagAACAGAAAGATTTGTTTCTCAGACACTTGAATCAGGCAAATAGAAACAGAGTTCCCTCCCCCATCTGAAGTCCTCCATCAGTAGAGATAGGCCGATAAATAACTAGACAGTCAATGACTGGAGCGTCCACCACTTGCACTGTAATAATGGAGAGGTTTACCTTCTTCAGCTTCAAAGTTGAAGGGTTTTGGTCATTAAAATCTTAAGTATCAAACTAGTATATTTCAGCCACAGTATCTTCGCTCTGAGATAAGCAGTCTTCTTCACAACATGTTTTTAATATCCTCACTCTCAATTTTAAGACAAAGCAATTTTAATACTAGGTGCATCCCACATGCCCTAGTTTGTGCAAACTGCTTTTCTTGACAAGTTATGAAGTAGTTCAAGGAGGTATGGTTAAGGCTGTATTACTGAATGGTGCTGGTAAATactacacaattttttttttgtcatgttgCAACCTTTGTTTCCAATTTAGTGACTGCTGCTATGGAATCAGATAGCAACAATGACAACATTAttaggtttcttttgtttttaaactatgatTTAGTAGCAACTGAGGTTCCCAATTTTAACCCCTTGGCAACAAGATCCAAGTTCCCTCATTTGCTCATCAGCACCTGAGTGTCAAGGGGTTAAATAACCAGCACAAAAGATACTGCACTTCTGATTGTAGCATTTGGCAgaactgaaaagaaaggaagttgTGCTACATGTTGAAGGGATTGTGGGCAACAGaaagaagacaccaggagaaggTAAAATGTCACATGAAGTCTTCATAGTCTTGTACATATCCTCCATCATATCCACCATAATCTGCCAGATCGTCTTtcatggtggcctttaatcccccTCCGGGAACCacgcctttcttcttctttttggctttgctttgcttttcttgcttctgtttttcaCTGCAAAGCACAGTCAATGAATTGGTAATCTTTTTCAAGTCATCAATTTCCAGTGAAATACAGACATCTCGAACTAAGGCTTCCAAAAAACTGGCAAAATATAGTGATTTTTCATATTGTGTAATTTTATCTTTTAGTAACTTAACAAACTCTGTGAAGTCATCTCTTGAAGATGGGTTCATAGCATCTATTCCATAACCTGTATTATTAACACCAGACGTTTCTTTTGCTAATTCAAGGTCTGACTCTTCCTGTAGCTTCTTTAGCCGAAGTTTATCTGCTATTTGCTCTTCAGGAGTTAGCACTTTAGGTTCTTCCGGCTCTTCTAAcctctttttaatttcttcttgccttttcttctgccgttctttctcttttatcttttctgctatttttttcttttctgaaatttttactTCTGGTTttacttctgcttcctctttactttcatcatcatcatcatcccagtTATCCTTCACGTCCTCGTCCTCATCCTCGCCCTCCCAGCGGTCCCTGCGGGTCGTACCGCCACCTGCAACCTTCCACATTGGGTCCTCCATAGAGAACGTGTCCGCGTCCCAGGAGTCTGAGTctaccgccaccgccgccgccatcTCGAATCCGAGGCGAGCGTGAGTGAAGGAAAgatagctctcactcttatattcagcccatttccattaatttactttgccacgtggctcgtggcttatcggtacttcacatgctgcttgtcatggtggcggctggcagtgactccctccgccttcctgttctttcttttctcctctctgttagtcccgcctatacttcctgcctagccactggccaatcagtgttttatttattgaccaatcagagcaattgacatacagaccatcccacagcaggaggagcaggagcaggaggaggaggaggagcttgaggagaaggagcaggaggaggagcaggaggaggagcaggagcaggagaagcaggagcaggaggaggaggaggggcaggaggaagaacaggaggagaaggagcaggagaaggaggagcttgaggagaagaaagagcaggaggaggaagaaaaggaatttgTCTTTTGATAAAAACACTTTCACGTGTGACCTGGGAGAGAAAAAAACTACGGCAGCTTCTGAAGACAGCATATTGCACTTAGATGTTTGGGTTAGGGTATAATTTTCCTAAAGCTAATGTATTGGCTATGCCTCACAGTTTTTCATGttgcattttaattattgttCAACTCAAAACATTTCCTACTATAAATGAACATTTCTTCTtcagattattttaaattatattttgggGACTTTCTTCAAAACCATTGACAACTTTTAAATGTCTTATTATGAAATGCTAGGTCAATTTTATAGTGGAGACAGTATATATTCAGCAAAATCTCAATTCTtgaaaatttattaaattatttatattctaaTACTTGCTCAATATgggttttaaattatatgtacacattttgaatatgtataaacatgtatatttaaTTTGTTCTAGTTTGTTACTCAGgttttccatatttttatgtctttgaggGTTTTCTTAATCTCTTTATTGGATTTTACTTGTCCTtttatgattgaaagttttgtttcaTGCAATTTGAAGCTTTATTAACATTGTCACATTTTCCTAGCACATATGACCCTTTGTTATAAAACATGCCTTTTTGTCTCTAGCATCTCTTATTAAAGTTGACTTTTTGTGACATTTGTTACCTGCGCCAATTTCTTTTTGGTTAACCATTTACATGAATTTCATTCTTTAAAGTCTACTTTTATATTTCATTACCCACACATTGGAGAATTTCTCTATGTATTATTATTTGAACATATTCTAGCTCTTTATAAACATAAGCATATTCTAGATACCTTACTCTTTTAACCATAGTATACACTATGTAACTGACCTCTAACACCTGACATCTTTGAATTAAATCTACAATTTCCCTATTTCTAAAAGATACCATATATTGTGTTATAATCCCTATTGATAAGCACCTTCTTTTAAATTTGTGAATTTAGTTTGCTATTTCCCTCTTTTTTCAACCTTCCACTATATTAATTTATTACTTTCAGTGGTAATCCTAGACTGCTGttgaatgttgttctgtatgctgtgaatgtgtgttgctctgattggtgataaataaaatgctgactggcaagtagccaggcaggaagtataagtgggataagcagatgaagagaattctgggaagaggaagagctgagtcaggcgtcaccagacagacacagaggaagcaagatgacaaagcagacctaagaaaaggtatcaagccatgtggataagcatagataagaattatggttaatttaagtgtaagagctagtcagtaataagcctgacctaatggccaagcagttataattaacattaaacctctatgtaattattttataaaaggctggaggacagtgggtgagagatttgtcctgaccacagggcctggacaggaccagaaaaatcttccaactacactAGACATCACAGCATTTATTATTAGATCCTCATATAAATTAGTGCTTGACCACTTCTAGAAACTATAGTCACTGGAGCTCGTTTGATTCTGTTAGGCTTCGAATTTTTGCATCATTGTCATCACCATGGTAATTTCAGATGTTTAAATGATGTCTACCTGGTTTTATTACTTTATCTAATCAATAGCCTAGGTTCACCTTTATAGTCACTCTTTCTGAGACTTATCATTTCTTCCTCCATTTATCTGCCTCTTTCTAGAACAATGTTGTCTTTCTGAAAATGACCAGAATATGTATTCTCATATTTATAATTAGGTAAGAATTTTTCATGCTTTGTTAGGAAGTATATCTTAacctgaatatttattttaagagttTTATAATTATAAGAAAGTTGCAAAAATAAAAGTTACCCTGTACCCCACATACATCACATC contains:
- the LOC114695327 gene encoding eukaryotic translation initiation factor 3 subunit J-like codes for the protein MAAAVAVDSDSWDADTFSMEDPMWKVAGGGTTRRDRWEGEDEDEDVKDNWDDDDDESKEEAEVKPEVKISEKKKIAEKIKEKERQKKRQEEIKKRLEEPEEPKVLTPEEQIADKLRLKKLQEESDLELAKETSGVNNTGYGIDAMNPSSRDDFTEFVKLLKDKITQYEKSLYFASFLEALVRDVCISLEIDDLKKITNSLTVLCSEKQKQEKQSKAKKKKKGVVPGGGLKATMKDDLADYGGYDGGYVQDYEDFM